The Meles meles chromosome 6, mMelMel3.1 paternal haplotype, whole genome shotgun sequence DNA segment GGCCCAGTGAGGGGTGTCTCTGCCTGGGCGGGCTACGTGGTTCCCCGGGCAGGCTCTGGAGTCCCGCCGGGGCGACCCCGGAGGGGCAGCTGCAGCCCGCTCCCGTCCCCGAAAATCTGTTCGGAGAAAGCGGGCTCCTGGCGTTTTGGGAGACACGGCGGAGTGCGTAAGACCCCGCTGACCCGGGCCCTTTGACTTCCAGAGAAGCACCGGGATCTGGCCAAGGCTGTTCTGCGGAGAAAAGGCGTGCTGGGGGCCTCGGCGAACCGTCCCGACTCTTCAGCGAAAAGGTCTCAGCAGGCGCCACCTCCTCTGCGCAAGCAGTTTCCAGAAAAGGCCTTGGTCCTCAGGCTGAGAGACAGGTTCTCCCCTTTTAAGACCGAGCTAGTGATTCACCTGACGCCAACCCGtctttttcactattttaaaatgggaagaggaatgaccttttctttccctttaaggATGTAATGATGTCAAGAAAAGGGGTTTGGTATAAGAGTTTTGTTAGTGCATAGGATCATTGTCTGGGAGCAGCACAGTGGCTGGGTTCACTAGGAGTGAAATTAGAAAGCAGTGTGGGAACAGCCAgtgctgtatttatttttcaacagaATGGTAAAGTCTGAGGGCTGAGTGAGACCTTTTCCAGAGCCTCTTATAGGTAAGAGCTCAAACTGGAGAAGAGATTTGCCCCCAGGACTTGCAGTTTTTCTGTTCTGTGTTAAACTAAGCTGAAGTGGGGGTTTTCTCCTTGTACCGGAAAGAGTAGGTGTGCTTTTCCTCAGGAGCAGTAGGGGGAGTGGTGTGGGGAAGTGCATATTCCCAGCCGCTGCTGCCCTATATAGAGCAGGCTGCAGTGGCTGTGTGACAGGAAGGCCAGACAGGCGTACTACAGTCAGTCCTTTTTCCataagggcagggactctggcTTTCTCTGTGAACTGTTGCTTCATCTATGCTTGGTCTCTTCCCTGTCTCCCCTCAGGTCAGTGAAGTTTAACAAGGGCTATACTGCCCTCAGCCAGAGTCCAGATGAAAACCTGGTGTCCCTCGACTCTGACAGGTGAGTGCTCTCCTTGAAAATATCCCTTGGGGAGGGACGGGTAAAACGGCAGATCTCGTCCAAGACCCTTCATGCATGTTCCAGAGCTGTCTTCTTCAGGGACTTATCCCTTCCCAGGATAGCTGGGTTAGAGGGCTCAGGTGCTCATGCTGCCCTTCGATTTGGAGCACTAACCTTGTGTGGGGGAATCATTTTCCCCTCTTACAGCTTCATTGTTTGTGACAGTGACCCCGTCCCTGCTGGAGCCAATGGGAAGAGCCAGTGGTACTCAGGACGGATTCTGGGCTTGAGTTCTGTGATGGTCTTTGTTTCACAAGTCCTTGCATGCTCTCCACTTCGCCATTTGCAGCTGAGCTCCACAGGCATCCCCCTGAACTGactgttttcctcttctcctaGTGATGGGGAGCTGGAATCCAGATACTCCTCCGGGTATTCCTCTGCAGAGGCAAGTCCAGAGCGCCTTTCTGCACGGGGCCAGGCTGCAGGCAGCATCACCGCCACTGCCAAATGCTTGTCTTATGCCTGCTGTGTGCACGGCACTGTGCCAGACTTCCGGTCTGTTCTCCAATTTCTATTCTGCCTTACTCCCCCAGCAGAGGTATAGGTGTCTGAGGAAAGCTGTTGAAAATCCAAGAGACCATAGATCTTTAGGGCTCAAAGGACCTCACAAGTCTTCTAGCCCAGGCGAACACTTGGAAAAGGAATCCTCATGAAAAATCCCACCTAAGTGTTTACCAGCCTCTGCTTGCTTGAATGCTTCTTGTAACTGAGTACTCACTCTCTCCAGGAAGCCTTGCTGCCTGCTTTCCctccaacacacatacacaaacacgcACAAATGCCTTCTTCAGGTAGCTCTTAGAGAATTCTTCCTTATTAATTTGAAGTGTCTCCTAGAGGATGGAGTCAGTGGTCCTAAGACTGCCCTCCAGTGTCACTCAGTAATTCCAGTGTCCCATCCTTTGATTACCTTTAATCTGTGATCAACATTCCTGTCCCTCCCATGGCCATCCTCCACCAAGCTTTTCTTCAGGCCAAACAACTTGGGTTCCTTCAGCTGTTCCTCAATGGGAACTCAGACCGAGATACCAGTGGGCTGGCCTTTTGGACACATTTCCAGAGTGACGGTCCCAGAGACACAGGGATGGAAAGATGTGGCATGTGTAGCTGACTGCCTTAGATAGACGCAGAGTGCTAGAGACATGACTGAACGTCACTGGTATTTTCCTTGTTCTGGAAACCCTTGGCCACACTTCGAGTTTTTGCCAGAGAGAATAGAAGCAGTTTGTAAATTTTATCCTCCTCGAATATCTGGGTGTCTAAGACTGTTaaaactaagaaaagaaaaattaaccaaGAGCCAGAGAAAGTCCTACAGTATTCCTgatctccatttccttctgctcAATGGAACTGGTGAAGCAAGGCTGACAGGTTCCACTTTGCTGAGAACAAAGCTTTGCTGGCATAAAGGCTAACGTGTTTAACCAGCAGTGGGGACGAAGCTGCTCTCCACCCTTATCCTGTGTAACTCATCTTCTCTCCCATTGTTCTGCTATCACTGTCCCATATTCCTCAGTGTTCACAGGGACCAGTCGTTCTGAATGATCAGGCTGTTGACTTTCAAACATAATCTGGAATCTGATATTTACATCAGATGCCTTAGGATTCTTCAGTGAGAACAGCTCCCCTGGGGGTTAATGACATGTCAGCCAGGACGGTGCTGGCTCACGATGCTTGGGGCCCCTCAGTGCTGGGTGGGGACACTTCCTCATGTAGTCGGCAATGTATGGAGTTGGCCTGAGGGTGGGGCATGGACAGGAAGCTCTGGTAAGGGCATGTAGGTCTGCCTTTCAGGCAGCAGTCATTTCTGCTTTGCCATGTGGCTTATagttctctcctcttctgttcTTAGCAGGTAAACCAGGATGTAAGCCGGCAGCTGCTCCAGGATGGGTATCACCTGGATGAGATTCCAGAT contains these protein-coding regions:
- the FAM219B gene encoding protein FAM219B isoform X2, whose protein sequence is MATVDPSGPGVWMSTPGPRPAGTLDCAAGAKGLPFGRSGSGVPRLEERLPAVVEKRGPYMVTRAPSIQAKLQKHRDLAKAVLRRKGVLGASANRPDSSAKRSQQAPPPLRKQFPEKALVLRLRDRSVKFNKGYTALSQSPDENLVSLDSDSDGELESRYSSGYSSAEVNQDVSRQLLQDGYHLDEIPDDEDLDLIPPKPMASSTCSCCWCCPGDSPSCTLQ
- the FAM219B gene encoding protein FAM219B isoform X7 encodes the protein MATVDPSGPGVWMSTPGPRPAGTLDCAAGAKGLPFGRSGSGVPRLEERLPAVVEKRGPYMVTRAPSIQAKLQKHRDLAKAVLRRKGVLGASANRPDSSAKRSVKFNKGYTALSQSPDENLVSLDSDSDGELESRYSSGYSSAEASPERLSARGQAAGSITATAKCLSYACCVHGTVPDFRR
- the FAM219B gene encoding protein FAM219B isoform X3; the protein is MATVDPSGPGVWMSTPGPRPAGTLDCAAGAKGLPFGRSGSGVPRLEERLPAVVEKRGPYMVTRAPSIQAKLQKHRDLAKAVLRRKGVLGASANRPDSSAKRSQQAPPPLRKQFPEKALVLRLRDRSVKFNKGYTALSQSPDENLVSLDSDSDGELESRYSSGYSSAEASPERLSARGQAAGSITATAKCLSYACCVHGTVPDFRR
- the FAM219B gene encoding protein FAM219B isoform X1; this encodes MATVDPSGPGVWMSTPGPRPAGTLDCAAGAKGLPFGRSGSGVPRLEERLPAVVEKRGPYMVTRAPSIQAKLQKHRDLAKAVLRRKGVLGASANRPDSSAKRSQQAPPPLRKQFPEKALVLRLRDRSVKFNKGYTALSQSPDENLVSLDSDSDGELESRYSSGYSSAEQVNQDVSRQLLQDGYHLDEIPDDEDLDLIPPKPMASSTCSCCWCCPGDSPSCTLQ
- the FAM219B gene encoding protein FAM219B isoform X4; its protein translation is MATVDPSGPGVWMSTPGPRPAGTLDCAAGAKGLPFGRSGSGVPRLEERLPAVVEKRGPYMVTRAPSIQAKLQKHRDLAKAVLRRKGVLGASANRPDSSAKRSQQAPPPLRKQFPEKALVLRLRDRSVKFNKGYTALSQSPDENLVSLDSDSDGELESRYSSGYSSAEASPERLSARGQAAGSITATAKCLSYACCVHGTVPDFR